The DNA segment GACTGGCCGGCagcgaagaagaggaggaagaaggagagtGGAAACTGTACTTCAAACTTTACTGCTTCCTGGACGTGGAGAGTATGCCCAAGGAAGGAGTGGAGTTTGCTTTCATGTTCGAGCAGGTAATGGGAAGCTGGTCTGGACTGGAAATATGAGTCTTATTCTGATAGTCTTTCAATTTTGCTCATTGGAAGACAACCATTTCaagtcactgtttcatggccgtctatgggatcagacccagttgcaAAATTGTTGAGGACTGACCGAAGGCTCGGAAGAGAGTAGACTCAAGGTTCATTAACAATTATgcgagaacacaaaaacatcaacaggACAGGGAAAACAGGCGAATAAGGTTAAGCCTGACTAAAGAGGACACTGAACttaactcacaaggcccaaataacagaaagcacTTGGTGGtggttctcacacacacacacacacacggcaatAACTACgacgagaggaaaacaaaaggtgagttataCAAAGAACTCGCACACAATCAAATAGAGGGAAGCAACAAGAACAGAGAGaacggagggtcgagagagagtttaccacgaggacgcgaagcaaccatctagAAGTGctgactggaacccaggtgtagaaatcagcggcgtctgatcagcagaataggatccagctgcgctgctgtgaagctgaagagagagaaggaaatggaaacgacatacaggaacacaggaaataacgaaatacaaacacaagaaatgaaacatgacacaCTGAAACAGTCTTGTTGAAACACAAAATTCTTCCTTCATCAAGTTTTTTTGGTGGGAGTGCATATCGGATGACACCAATATTCTCTGTTCCTCAGGTTAAGTGAACTTTAGGGTTTTGACACGCGTATTGGTACATAAAATGTAGTTAGCTTTGATGAAGTACGGTGGGTTGAAGCCAAATGCAGATAGTTAATAAAATTTTAGACGCCAATAAAACCAGTTTATTCTGTTTAATTAAGAAGATTGATTCTAATAATCTTAAGGTCAATAGTAAGTCTGATCGCTTAAACTAAAACAACTTGCAGAACCGGGAAAAACTCACCAGAAAAAGACACGAATGAAAAGGATGTGGTGGTCAACACAGTAACAAAACGTTGACGCAGATCCAAGACTTAGTGTACACACTTTCATTGTGCACATGTATTGTTTTATCTCTTGATGTCAGATACGTTTACTGTATGGTACTGTGTTAAAATATCATACTGTATTCCAAGTCTCTAACGGTGTTGTGCTGTGTGTACCTCAGGCCCATGAGTCTCTGATCAGCGGTCACTTCCCTGCCTCAGAGGAGACTCTGCAGCACCTGGCTGCTTTGCGTCTGCAGTATCTCCACGGCGACGGTGCGGGTCGGGCCGGATGGAGCCTGGGGACCGTCTATCCCATCGGACGCCTCCGCAGCCGCATCTTGCACAGCACCAAGCCGGGCGTCGGGGGCGCTGCTGGTGCTGGAGGAACCGGAGCTGGAGCAGTGGATGGGAAGACTCCAGCAGGAGGTCCAGGAGGGGTCTGTGCTGGAGCGGAGAAGCGGAAGACCCCCAGCTTCCTGGATGGAACCCTGAGGAGAAGCTTTAAGACGGGCTCACTGAAGAAGCAGAGGGTTAGTGGCGGAGGAGGAATTATCTCAGTTATCATAAACGATTGAGGAATCAAGAAGAGTTAAGAGATGAAAGGGATTATGCAAGATTTTCCCTCATGGATAAGATCAAAAGATTACGGATTAAAAAGTTACATAATAGATTGATAGCAGATGTAAAATACAGTAAGTTGCCTTTgatctttttatgtttttctgcTTCAGCGTAACATGTACAGTAGTTGCGTTCAAAATATAACTGTTACAAATGAGGCTGTGCTCTGATCCGTGTCACATGGATTTActgtcaggtggaggaggagcagatgctGGAGATGTGGGTCAAGGAGGAGACGTCGGCCACCCGCACCAGTGTTCTGGAGAAGTGGACCCGGCTGCAGGGCATGCCACAGCACCAGGCCATGCTGAAGTATATGAGCATCATCAAGGAGTGGCCTGGATATGGATCCACTCTCTTTGATGTGgaggtgacatcatcagccccccatttgaaaaacagaaaacagatccATGATGAGCATCTTTTTCATGCTTTTCAGTGCAAGGAGGGCGGCTTCCCTCATGACCTGTGGCTCGGCGTGAGTGCTGACAACGCATCCGTGTATAAACGAGGTGAACCAAAACCTTTGGAGACCTTCCAGTATGAACACATCACCTTCTTCGGGGCCTCTCAACTCTGCACCTACAAGATCATTGTGGACGAGAGGGAGATGTTCTTTGAGACGCCATTGGTAACTTCATTTCTTTAATTTCATAACCTCTTACTACTTAAAGCAGTTTAAGCAGAGACATTTCTGAGACCCTGAAACCTTCATCGGAAATATCCAAGAGCCTTCCACTTTCTAGACTCCAAGCCTCCAACTGTGATTTTACAGTACAGACGTCCGGTGGTCTACATGCTGAACCCAGTGTGTTACATAGAAGATCTGGTGACCATTAAAGTGAAGTTGTTAGACGATTTTCATGTCTCGACTGCTGACCTCAGCGTGGTCACTTTTTGAATGTGGTCCGAGAGTCGTTGAATGTGACAGGAAGTGCGGGCACTGAGAGCAGATTACTCATTTCCGTCCCTCTTGCGCACAATTCAAGAGGATTGCATGTGACTTTagagtgttagggttagggttttaATGAGCAGTGCAGGTTGCACTTCCTATTTCTACTGATGTGAAGCAAGGAGCTGAGCTCGTGAGCACCAAGAGATGATAAAGATTAGCCTTGTTTTAATATATGTTttgggaaaaacaaacagacagatgAGTTTGACTCATCAAAGGGGGGCGCTGTTGCCTGGATTTCTTGTAGTTTGGCTTCAAATTAAACGCCCTGTCCTTTTCAGGTTGGTGAGATCACAAAGATCATGCGCGCCTACATCAACATGATGGTGAAGAAGCGCTGCAGCATCATGTCCGTCACCAGCGTGGCCAGTTCTTGGGTCAGGTGATTGCAGCCCGGCGAGTCGGAGCTCTAAGATGGAAGCCTCTCCGCGGACGGAGGCGCTCGTTGGTCCTCCGGGTTGTTGAGAACCTGAACGAGTCGTGACGCTCGCGCCGCTGGTCTGGGAGCAATAACGGACATTATGGGATGGCCCTTTCAAACCTCGACAGTAATCCTGCATGTAGATGTTGGTCCACACTCCAAACTTCTCATCTGATCTCGGTATATCAAGCACAACACCGCGGCCACTCCCAGATGCACTGCCAGATGGAAGGAACGCTCCATACTCATTTCCCCTCTCACTTtctgactctctctctttctcttcgtGTGTCTCATCATCTCCTTTCAAAGTTTGCTTCTGTTCATTTTTATCTTCGACACTTTcgctaacaaaaaaaaacacgaggTCTCTGATAGTGCCACTGTGTGGCCAGAAGTAGAAGAGCAGCCAAAGAGGGTGGCTTGAAatatccaagtttttttttacaggctTTGTTTATCTGTGCATGAAAATCAGACTGACGTCTGGATTTCATTCCATGCATAGCTGTGCTGTATATTCTTCACACACGTGCACATGAACACGACCAGGAAGTGTTGTTTTGTACAGTATATCACATATAAGAGTAACTATGACCCCAGCAGCAACAGCACTGTATAATAAATAGATGCTAAATGGAATGTTATGCCGctacatgcaacaaaatcgcTGCCGTTGCTGCACATCCTTCACTGGTTGTGCTGTTAATCTACAGGGAAATGACTGGAGAGGAAATCAGCCTGAATCTTCAGGTTTGCTGGATTCATGCGTTCATTCAAGCCATTATTTAGTGTCTGGGTGGctggtttgtttcatgagtttttcattttaaaacctcAACCTCcctgagttttctggaatgctgctgatgtgtgtgttgttgtgttatTTCATTGGAGTtgtgcagggaaaaaaaagggaagtgaGTATTATAAACGAGAAGTACTTTACTGAGTGTATTCCGTGGAAACGAGTTGTATTTACTACATTAATCTTTGTGATCGTGAGGGAAGAGCATGGGAGTAACGGGGGGAGGGCGGGAGGGGATAAGGAATGGGGACATTTAAGTATTTATGTGATCTACGGAGGGCAGCGATGGTGCTGTTTCAGATGTGTCGTGGAAGTGAGGGATCAGATGTGAGGGTGTTTTCGGAAAAGCTGGCGGCTGTGttatatgtgagtgtgtgtgtgtgaggagattCAAACTTGAGGTGACGTCATGGTTCTGTCAAcatgcctcttcctcctccatcatggGAATTCTCGCTTTGACTTCATCAGATGTTACAGTATAATGACTTCAAACTAGTTTCTGTGTCAACATCGAGTCACTCTCTTTTAATGTTCATCTTTTGGTGAAACTGTTGAAATTTAAGTTTGAAAAAGAGCAAATCAGAGACTGACTTCACAAGTCTCTAGAATGGTCCACTAGCAGTTTTAAAGTTacactttaaggtaaataaataataatctggcatcacaaatgaattatttttaacaAGCTAGTCAAAGATCAAAAACACAGTTGTGTTGACTATAGTTTTGGGGTGGTAACTGCTGCATAAAGAGTGCTGTTATCAGAGCTTTTCAAGACGTTTCTTACCATTCTTAAATAGTGCTTTTTAATGCAGATTTTTGTGTGATCGGTCTGTCGTTGGCTCTTAAAAATAGGGCTTTAAATGAAacgaaaaaaaagatgtaaataTCGCAGATTAATTgcatatacattttcattttctgtgctCCAGTTTCAGTTTAGAAAATGTAATAGAAGcataaaaaatgttgttcaGTGCTCTCAATGCTGCATAGAGTTCTGTCTTTTGTGACTAATCGTGATGAATCAGTTATAAAACTTCTAATATATTCGATACAATTCTTAAGTGGAGCCTGTTCCAGCATCCTAAATGCAGCATTTATCActtcaaaatcattttaaaattgatCTTCTGCTGCTAGATTTCTGGTTTCAACTACAATTGTATCAAACGACACTAAAAACTATTGAATATAACAGCGGTGCCTGTTGAAACCTGACTGAATCCTGACCACTACCGCTCATGCAGGCGACACACCAGCTCTGTCCCACATGATCCCAAACCTGTCTCCATCACTTCGGAGTCCAGTGATTGGCCGCAGGCGGCCGGACTGGGGCCCGCGCTTGTTTCATCTTATGCttgttgtcattattatatAGTAAAAACATTGTGCTTgttggaaaaaaagagaggaagagagagaaatgtgtggtgttcttttttatttgtaactGGATTTACAAAATTATGCTTTAATAAACCATGAAATTGAGGCTGTTGGTGTTTTattgatgctaatgctaatgcattttttaacctgaattttactcaaaatatatctagcttttatttttttcttaaatagtAAACGCCATTGAAGCAAAGACAAATTAAATCCATTTTGAAGCATGTAATACAGGTTGTCTTTTTTGGAGTTGGCTGTCATCTTGGATCAAGGGCGTCGCTGCAACATAAGGGTGAGAAGTTTTAAACGAGAACACCGCGGTGCCTCCTCCCACTGAGACTGGAGTGCGTCAAAAGCGTGCGTCAGATTCTGCTCTTCCAGTCCgcggctctctctcctcttccccGGCGATTGTTCTCGTTTCTGTCGCTAAAGTTAACTGACGTTGTCGAGGTGAAACACCCCGATACACCTGAACCTGAGAAGAAGGCTCTGGAAAATGGCGGATTTGAGGAGCTTCgtcccacttcttcttcttattgtcTTGGGCTTGACAACAGTTGAGGCTCAGACTTCCGCAGGTGAGTGAGGAAATGATGAAGATTAAAACGTTTTAACGTAAATATTTGTGAATTTTTACTTCACTTTTCGCGTGGTTTGatacaaaacgcgttttatttAACTGTAAATCACAACATGTTGAATTCTGGGGTCCAATTTCTGATTTAGTTCtcgatcatttaaaaataaaaaagtctgtCTGCTGGTGATGAAACGCCTCTTTCTGCTTTGTATCCACCTCAGGAGAACTTACTGCCCCACGGGCCTCAATTAATCTGTTTACACTGAGAAATCCTCCTTTTTCTGGAAAGCTTCTTAAGCTTTGTTCTCCAACTCTCACTGTTTCCTTCTTCCTCTTTAGTCTGTGAGTCAAGGAACGGCACCAGCTGCGAAGAATGTCTGAGAAATGTCACAGTAAGTGGTTCTCAATGAAGGACTGTATGTCATGGAAACGTAGAAGTGTCCCAGGAGGCCCCGCCTCCATATACCTGCCGGACAGGTTTGAGGAGTAAACCGATCTGCCTCTCCTGTCCTCCATAGTTGTTTGTGCTGTCCTGAAAGCCTTCAGAGgaatggtgtgttttgtttttgttcagtgcTTGTGGTGCATCAAGACCAAGTCCTGCATAACCTATCCAGTCCGGACCATCCTCCCGCCGCACTCCCTGTGCCCGCTCAACGACGCCCGCTGGGGGCTTTGCTGGAGTATGAAACCCTCACTAACCTCCTTAAATGACCCTCTCTTGTTTGGAATCAAGCTGCTAACTAGTCATGTGATGATTCACAACTGAACCCTGATGTTGGGCGGTGAAAATGGAGGGAGATTAACTTGTGGCTTCTCTTTAAAGTGAACTTCCAGACCTTGATCATCACCTTGGCGGTTATCGGTGGCGTCATCATCATCGCCCTGCTTGTCtgcctcttctgctgctgcaagTGTGAAAACTTTGGGTACGTCACCTCCCTTATGATGCACTTTAAACTATTTTGGAAGTATCACTTCACAGGTTGAGTGTTAAACATCTGGTTCAATAGACCATACTATATATATCAGGGTTATGCAACTCAGTTTCAAGGGGCCCTGTG comes from the Synchiropus splendidus isolate RoL2022-P1 chromosome 16, RoL_Sspl_1.0, whole genome shotgun sequence genome and includes:
- the LOC128747208 gene encoding pituitary tumor-transforming gene 1 protein-interacting protein-like, translating into MADLRSFVPLLLLIVLGLTTVEAQTSAVCESRNGTSCEECLRNVTCLWCIKTKSCITYPVRTILPPHSLCPLNDARWGLCWMNFQTLIITLAVIGGVIIIALLVCLFCCCKCENFGSSRFEAKMQRQANKTKTKQEERRAEMKQRHDDIRKKYGLSGQNPYSRFA